AAATGCACACAGATGGGGCTTGTGGCCTAGAAGGCGCAGTGGCAGGGATAGTCTTAAAAAGTCCAGAGGGAGAAGAATACACTTTCGCGCTGCGATTTAGCTTCCCCGTCACAAACAATGAAGCTGAGTATGAAGCGTTGTTATCCGGAATGCGGGTAGCAAAATATCTGAAGGTAAAAGAACTGTCAGTATATGTAGATTCTCAGTTAGTTGCAAACCAATTTAACGGAATATTTGAGGCACATGATGAATCGATGCAAACATACCTAAAACTTGTGCAAGAGCTGGTAGTGGACTTTGATTTATTCCAGATAACTCAGGTTTCAAGAACGCTGAATAAAAAGGCGGATGCGCTTAGTAAGTTAGCCGCATTAACGTTCAgtcattttaagaaagaaatttgggtTGAGGAAGTTAAGGTAAAATCTATTGAAGAAGGCAGTGTTTCGGCCGCAGTTGAAGAAGAGGAGTAGAGTTGGATGACACCAATAATAGAATTTCTAAACAAAGGTACATTGCCAATAGATTCAAGTGAAGCAAGAAAGATTTAAATGAAAGCACCAATGTATCTGTTAGACAAGGGAATTCTATATAGAAAGTCTTTTCTGGGACCTCACTTGCGGTGTATTAATCCAACTCAAGCGGAGTCAATCATACGGGAAGTGCACGAGGGAATGTGCGCTTTGCACTCAGGACACAAAACAGTTGCGTCCAAAATAATGCGGCTCGGGTATTACTGGCCGTCGATGTACACAGATGCTGCAGAAGTAATAAGCAAATGTCAGTCGTGTCAGCTTCATGCACCGGTAAGCAAGGCTCCGCGACATCCAATGATACCGGTCTCAtctccatggccattctgcaaatgggcaatcgataTAGTGGGGCCATTCCCTGCAGAACCTTGGGGTGTAAAGTTTCTGGTTGTGGCCATTGATTATTTTACGAAGTGGGTAGAAGCCAAACTGCTGAAAACAATTTCGGGCAAGCAAatccgaaattttgtatgggaaaatATTTTCTGTCGCtttggaataccaaatgaaatagtaagCGACAATGGTACCCAGTTTGAAGGTAATCCATTCAGTGACAGGTGCCAAGAATTGAATATAAAGCAAACATTCACATCAGTCGCACACCCTCAGGCGAATGGTCAATGTGAGGTCGCAAATCGGGACATTGTGTTAGGAATCAAAGCAAGGCCTGGATTGTGTCGAAGGGGTTGGATAGATGAGCTGTCTAACGTATTATGGGCACACCGCACAACTCCAAAAGGCGCAACTAATGAAACACCTTTCAGCTTGGTGTACGGGTCCGAGGCTGTAATACCCGTCGAAATAAATGTGCCAACTACGTGCATAGCATCCTTTGATGAAAATAGCAATAGCAAAAAACTGCGCGAAAATCTAAACTTAGTTGAAGAACGCAGAGAAATGGCGGCtataaaagaagcaatcaacaagcaaagaatcgcaagctactataataagcgcgtacaaccattatctttccaattggatgacttggtgtggcaaaaaaatgaagcaagcagagcagaggACACGGGTAAACTTGGACCTAAATGGGAAGGACCATACAAGGTTATTGGCGTAAGCGATACAGGGGCGTATCGGCAAGCAAGTTTGGATGGAAAAGCAATAAAGCGCACCTGGCATGCGCAAACACTGAAACGGTGCTACATGTGAAAAAACTACAGAGGGATTGATCACCCCAGACATCTGTTTAAagtttttattatatgaattttttccattgtaaacatgacaGCTAAGTGTTGGTCAAGTGATATATTTGAAATAAATTGAATtatgcaatttaagccaataacttgtgcatttttacatttgttgattgcatgccctttaagctgcacagggacacactccgggtctcaagtggcatagtttagtttggttactaatactatttttaatggtgacggtagtaaaacattggtttattTCAAACGCTCGTACACCTCGTaagacggagacttgcacagtctagactataaaacacaagtttggtttacttgtttaaataacccggACATTGGCGTGGCCGGAAGACTCTCGAGTATAGACGTTGATTTGTCTATAGTACGGGTAATTTACATTGGATTGTTTACGCGTACAtacttataaatttttttataaaagtcttgagtataaacttataagcATTGGTTTACTTACAGATGCGTACAACATTGGATTGTTggcgcaagaataaaaagatcatgaaacGATTGAAGGGTCTCTCCCATCATGAAGTCATGGCATTTGTTCTACATAAGAGTTATTGAATGCATAATGTTGTAACAAATCATTATAACTGCCGTAGTGATTTcgtaaaaacacaataaattcaCTTTAACAAAAAAGATGTCTAATTATATTCAATAACAAGCTAACAGATTACAGTTAGAGAATATAAAGTCAACCGCTTAGCATAAAAGCGGGACATGtaccaaaatttgacctaatataagctaatataaaaataaaaaaaggggGTGGCAATTGGCGGGAACgtttgccctacactaaggagagcATGCCATCCTCGCACGCAGCGATCAGACGCATACTCCGCTGTAAACTGAAAAGGaaaatataatatagggatgcgaaaTGTCAAAatccgtcctaaaccataaggacaaatacaataacatatggttacattgcgaggtatttgacctctatatgatacattttacaaacattgcattcgttttaaaagacaaacattcatttcgtcgaaaattgacaggcatgcataccatttcataatatccaagctataaatgacctaatctgtcatttactttaattataatctttattgaactcaactacttgaatgcaacgtcttttgaaatatgccatgaatgactccaagtaatatctttaaaatgagctaatgcacagcgaaagatttctttcaaacctgagaataaacatgctttcaagtgtcaaccaaaaggttggtgagttcattagtttatcataaacaatcatttccaataatttaatagaccacaagatttcattttcatttctcataaatatacatctcttccatagagataaaaatcattcatatgatgatcacctggtaaccgacattaacaaaaatgcatctagcatatccccaaacatataaacctcgaagtactaaagcagttcaaattctctgactggggcttatcaaggctcatagatctatctttaggattcacgtcaattagcggactggttcactaattcttaggttaccaagctaaacaaAAAGGGATACGCAGTATATTaaatcaatcatagaatgtagttcaagtacttgtgtctatatcaaAGTTTAAGCCTTTAATCTATTAAAccataatacttatacttataataTCATATTCATCCTATATATCATAATTAAAACCATAaccaatgataatacttataataaggataataccagtaataataataataataataataataataataataataataataataataataataataataataataataataataataataataataataataataataataataataataataatagttatacctaCTATTGAAGTCCATTAAGATTCCATGAGtaaaattagcccaattataattaaAAGGAGTCCAATATGATGCACGTCTAAATAAGGATTTCCAGTCCAATAGGCCCAACAGCAACTTGATCTCAGCCGAACAGGGAAATTAGGTCTCGGCCCAACAGCAAGCACAAGCCCAACATCAGCTTTTATtgctaattaaaaaaataataatgtcgTGGCCTAGTTTCGAACCCGTGATCTCTCGCTCAACACTCATGCTGCTAAACCATTCTTCTACTCGttcatttctgatttaattcccacttttatttatttaacccgtatttaCTTGTTCTTCTTTTTCATTATCATATAACCAAAATAGTAACAAACGAGCTGAAGCAGATTGCGGttgatcatcatctttatcaacgtATCACCTCTTCATCTTTAtatttttcatcatcttcttcctatataattgatagtgctccaaatgaacatatatttagtagcaatatcctcccaatatgtaaattatttagttataattgtcctattttaagttgtaatcgtttatattaaataagtgcgaagataaaaggcgaaaacgacgatttgaagacgcaaatgaccaaaaagctcaaatgtacaagatacaatccaagtggttcaaattattgatgaagaacgtctaaaaaagataagagtacaagttacaaaacgcaaagtacaagatattaaattgtacgcaaggacgttcgaaaatctggaaccaggacatgagtcaactatcaacgcccgacgcaacggactaaaaattacaagtctactatgcacaagaatataatataatatataaataattatattaattatttatattttatatttatatatataaaacgtcggcaaagaagatccaaaggggtgtgagctgtattccatatccccgcgactcgcggagttctcaggcacaaagtgccgcgactcgcggagcacagaaatttcagaatccctataaaaggtcgcgaattctgccgagtataataacataataataataatactccataagataataaataaataaatatatatatatatagtatagattagtgttatattagattagttcgcgttatgtaaaggttattttacgggtttttgaagtcgaaattctgtccgtgtaacgctacgctatttttaatcattgtaagttatgttcaacctttttacattaatgtctcgtagctaagttattattatgcttatttaaaacgaagtaatcatgatgttgggctaattactaaaattgggtaattgggctttgtaccataattggggtttggacaaaag
This genomic stretch from Rutidosis leptorrhynchoides isolate AG116_Rl617_1_P2 chromosome 11, CSIRO_AGI_Rlap_v1, whole genome shotgun sequence harbors:
- the LOC139875388 gene encoding uncharacterized protein; translation: MHTDGACGLEGAVAGIVLKSPEGEEYTFALRFSFPVTNNEAEYEALLSGMRVAKYLKVKELSVYVDSQLVANQFNGIFEAHDESMQTYLKLVQELVVDFDLFQITQVSRTLNKKADALSKLAALTFSHFKKEIWVEEVKVKSIEEGSVSAAVEEEE